One window of Trichoderma breve strain T069 chromosome 3, whole genome shotgun sequence genomic DNA carries:
- a CDS encoding nmrA-like family domain-containing protein, with product MTKLFVIIGVTGTQGSSIARQFLDLPGWKVRGITRNPSSQNALHWVAEGVEIVKGDLDDTASLRAAFQGANAIFANTDFFSHMFDGTHGPDTALQYAFDREVEQGMNVAHAASDPSVLGTLEHFVYSSLSDASRCSGGKYTTVYHFDSKARTMDLIKSQCPELAKRMSALQMGHYVTNWKAVPAMAPKRQPEKDTGAFVKALLDVPPGKTLIGVSEMMTFSTWMEIWGRVLDVQAAYQEVSPGDFYKDFPEPLGQELMDTNEYMIEFGYTGGDPEVVYPNELDPNIKTTSMEEYTKGEDWSSVLSEQ from the exons ATGACCAAGCTCTTCGTGATTATTGGCGTTACTGGCACACAG GGGTCCTCTATTGCTAGACAATTTCTGGATTTGCCCGGTTGGAAAGTCCGAGGTATCACCAGAAACCCGTCTAGTCAAAATGCTTTGCATTGGGTGGCTGAGGGCGTTGAGATCGTGAAAGGCGACCTAGATGATACAGCTTCTCTCCGAGCCGCCTTTCAAGGGGCCAACGCCATATTTGCAAACACCGATTTCTTCAGCCACATGTTCGATGGCACACACGGGCCTGATACGGCGTTGCAGTACGCTTTCGACAGGGAAGTTGAACAGGGGATGAATGTTGCACATGCTGCGTCTGATCCTAGCGTCCTCGGAACACTGGAACACTTTGTGTACTCGTCACTTAGCGATGCCTCACGGTGCAGTGGAGGGAAATACACCACGGTATATCACTTTGACTCAAAGGCCAGGACCATGGACTTGATCAAAAGTCAGTGTCCGGAGCTGGCTAAGCGTATGAGTGCCCTGCAAATGGGCCACTACGTCACAAACTGGAAAGCTGTACCAGCGATGGCTCCGAAGCGGCAACCGG AAAAAGATACGGGAGCATTTGTCAAGGCATTACTGGATGTTCCTCCCGGGAAGACTCTCATCGGTGTATCTGAGATGATGACCTTTTCGACGTGGATGGAAATTTGGGGACGTGTATTAGATGTCCAGGCTGCTTACCAAGAAGTGTCCCCTGGTGACTTCTACAAGGACTTCCCAGAGCCACTTGGCCAAGAGTTGATGGACACGAATGAGTACATGATTGAGTTTGGATACACTGGTGGAGATCCTGAAGTCGTGTATCCAAACGAG TTGGACCCGAATATCAAGACGACCTCCATGGAGGAATACACCAAAGGCGAAGACTGGTCTAGCGTGCTGAGCGAGCAGTAA
- a CDS encoding carboxylesterase family domain-containing protein, whose protein sequence is MLLLTTAIYFSLHLVAAQYLSPSFANFTGDNRKEIDLGYTKIRGTRVASSSFPINAWLGVRYGKAPTGNGRFKAAAQIDEESDSSTSVFNATTFGPICYQGWTPSAPDKSEDCLLLDIYAPAEPTSKSIPVLLIIHGGGYDQGGSTSINPVGIMAAAPGQFMVVSIQYRLGAFGFLAGAEVAESGTLNVGLLDQRLAMQWVQRHISSFGGDPAQVTIDGGSAGGGSVYHQLLWNGGEADPPYRAAIVEYPWMPNMLNTKRFNTAQQKVLASATYAFGTFYFGPTIDGINVQGLPSKETEAEHFATVPLMTTRDGNEGFAFTPQNITTEKEYNARLIAGYPTYDSAYHGSYSSLVFSTKPIPAEDTSPNAEIGRVLQRYFTSFITTTDPNKHAMEKPNDRYVEWPQYGAASNILYINSTVPIQIQDVDAAARCDFLLSHSSATAN, encoded by the exons ATGTTGTTACTCACCACCGCCATTTATTTCTCATTGCATCTGGTAGCTGCTCAGTATTTGTCTCCGTCCTTTGCCAACTTTACCGGAGACAATAGGAAGGAGATAGACCTGGGATATACCAAAATTCGAGGGACTCGagtggcatcatcatcttttccCATCAATGCCTGGTTAGGTGTTCGGTATGGAAAAGCTCCCACTGGCAACGGCCGCTtcaaagctgcagctcagattgatgaagaaagcgACTCTTCAACGTCAGTGTTTAATGCCACGACATTTGGACCTATTTGCTACCAAGGATGGACGCCGAGCGCTCCCGACA AGAGTGAAGATTGCTTGCTGTTGGATATCTACGCTCCTGCAGAACCCACTTCTAAGAGTATTCCTGTATTGTTGATAATACACGGAGGCGGGTATGATCAGGGTGGCAGCACCTCAATCAACCCCGTCGGCATAATGGCTGCGGCTCCCGGGCAATTCATGGTTGTATCTATTCAATATCGGCTGGGTGCTTTTGGATTTCTAGCTGGAGCAGAAGTAGCCGAAAGTGGAACTCTGAATGTCGGTTTGCTAGATCAACGTCTTGCAATGCAGTGGGTTCAACGTCACATATCATCCTTTGGCGGAGATCCCGCTCAGGTCACCATCGACGGCGGATCGGCTGGCGGGGGCTCTGTTTACCATCAGCTGCTTTGGAATGGCGGCGAAGCAGATCCCCCATATCGAGCGGCAATAGTCGAATATCCTTGGATGCCAAATATGCTCAACACTA AAAGGTTCAATACCGCACAGCAGAAAGTCCTAGCATCTGCCACTTACGCCTTTGGCACCTTTTACTTTGGCCCTACCATTGATGGAATTAATGTGCAAGGTCTCCCTTCGAAGGAAACTGAGGCTGAGCACTTCGCAACCGTTCCACTGATGACGACGCGAGACGGAAATGAAGGGTTTGCCTTTACGCCGCAGAACATTACAACAGAAAAAGAATACAACGCCAGG CTTATCGCTGGTTATCCCACGTACGACAGTGCCTATCATGGAAGCTACAGCagtctcgtcttctccacCAAGCCCATTCCTGCTGAGGATACATCCCCAAATGCTGAAATCGGCCGGGTCTTACAACGTTATTTCACATCGTTTATAACCACTACCGACCCGAACAAACATGCCATGGAGAAGCCGAACGATCGCTACGTTGAATGGCCTCAATACGGTGCAGCGAGTAACATTCTCTACATAAACTCTACTGTACCCATCCAAATTCAAGACGTCGATGCGGCTGCTCGTTGTGACTTCCTACTTTCTCATTCATCTGCGACGGCGAACTGA
- a CDS encoding fungal specific transcription factor domain-containing protein produces MASSNIQADPSDIVDVRTEQLEKNLNELEYLGDEIPPLKVQEELNRTFFSNQYYAIPVVHAGRYYDACYGEESQRPPWCLQYAVWALGANGHSIYDSHALVLYEKARKYAEEDEMKGQGEHFISVAHVQTWLLLATFESNTMLFTRASVSLAKTTRLAQMMGLDRLDGASDGARVVLPPPVSWCELEERRRVFWGAFAIDSHASLATGWSYLIDPNSIRTRLPASEKAFSEGNEETVPFLDEITQGGSYDDFASTIVTLQVYRSILQHILCQTQREQVDTSPDSFWIRHYRLDDRLSRIISNLPISLVLPLNVTNVHAIQLNCNLRAAYICLHHAVIENQSGTLPPTVRQSSLNRLKTSATEVVNILKLVPHFHWLQKDHLSAMPLYLASTVYVLQAKMDPETGLNATDAADLQFLINSMEAISRAHKVSCVFLQQTYLDICINGLESCIGIPDLSKYHQMFLNAKSSVPFVARTMLSGRSEILNSSIPDLAFQIPSGWDIWPELADIIGAEYF; encoded by the exons ATGGCTTCATCCAATATACAGGCAGATCCCTCCGACATCGTCG ATGTACGCACAGAACAACTGGAGAAAAATCTGAACGAGCTGGAATATCTCGGCGACGAAATTCCTCCTCTGAAAGTTCAGGAAGAGCT CAATCGTACCTTCTTCAGCAACCAGTACTACGCAATTCCTGTTGTCCATGCCGGCCGCTACTACGATGCATGCTACGGTGAAGAATCGCAAAGACCGCCTTGGTGTTTGCAGTACGCCGTTTGGGCACTGGGAGCCAATGGTCACTCAATATACGATTCTCATGCTTTAGTGCTTTACGAAAAAGCTCGCAAAtatgcagaagaagatgagatgaag GGCCAAGGAGAGCATTTCATTTCGGTCGCACATGTGCAGACGTGGCTTTTGCTTGCCACTTTTGAGTCTAATACCATGCTTTTCACCAGAGCTTCAGTTAGTCTAGCTAAGACCACGCGCCTAGCTCAAATGATGGGCCTTGATCGGCTGGATGGCGCGAGTGATGGAGCTCGAGTGGTTCTACCACCCCCCGTATCTTGGTGTGAGCTAGAAGAACGCAGGCGAGTATTTTGGGGTGCCTTTGCAATCGATTCGCATGCTAGCTTAGCAACGGGCTGGTCCTACCTGATAGATCCAAACAGC ATACGCACCCGCCTTCCCGCTTCAGAAAAGGCCTTTTCAGAAGGTAATGAGGAAACCGTTCCATTCCTGGACGAGATAACTCAAGGGGGCTCTTATGATGACTTTGCCAGCACTATCGTCACACTTCAAGTCTACAGAAGCATATTGCAGCACATACTTTGTCAAACGCAACGAGAACAAGTCGACACTTCGCCGGATTCATTCTGGATCCGTCACTACCGCCTGGATGATAGACTATCACGTATCATTTCTAACCTTCCTATCAGTCTTGTGCTGCCGCTGAATGTCACGAATGTGCATGCGATTCAGCTGAATTGCAATCTCCGTGCTGCCTACATTTGCTTGCACCATGCAGTTATTGAGAATCAGTCCGGAACATTACCACCCACAGTGAGGCAATCTAGCCTTAATCGACTAAAGACATCAGCGACCGAGGTTGTAAATATTTTGAAGCTGGTGCCTCATTTCCATT GGTTACAGAAAGATCACTTGAGTGCCATGCCCCTTTACTTGGCTAGCACAGTCTATGTCTTACAAGCCAAAATGGATCCAGAAACTGGCCTCAATGCCACCGATGCGGCTGATCTCCAATTCTTGATAAACTCCATGGAAGCCATCAGCCGAGCTCATAAAGTTTCTTGCGTCTTTCTACAGCAAACGTATTTGGACATTTGCATAAATGGGCTTGAATCCTGCATTGGGATTCCCGATCTAAGCAAATATCATCAGATGTTCTTGAATGCAAAGAGCAGCGTTCCCTTTGTAGCGCGAACTATGCTGTCTGGCCGTAGCGAGATCTTGAACTCTTCTATTCCTGATCTGGCTTTTCAAATTCCATCTGGTTGGGATATTTGGCCAGAGCTAGCTGATATCATAGGCGCTGAGTACTTTTGA
- a CDS encoding short chain dehydrogenase domain-containing protein has protein sequence MAPLVWLVTGCSSGFGRSFVTQILARGDRVIATARKLDSIRDLESAGAKTLQLDVTDDQQNLNKIAEQAIAVYGAVDVLVNNAGSSTGASWEEASVEEVRQQFETNVFGVFKVTKAFLPYFRERKDGKIVFFSSLVAWVGHPFGGAYSGSKFALEGLVESLWRETSPLGIKTMLVEPGLFRTSLGSNAKYHEAQIAEYKPASQALLGMLAALGGKEPGDPEKGVSLILDFVRGEGSAAGREMPFRLPLGTDAYQGITGKCEETLNSLKENKDLICSTDF, from the exons ATGGCACCTCTTGTGTGGCTCGTGACTGGATGCTCTTCTGGCTTTGGCCGAAGTTTTGTTACCCAAATTTTGGCACGGGGCGACCGTGTTATTGCGACAGCCCGAAAGCTTGACAGTATCCGAGACTTGGAAAGTGCCGGAGCCAAGACATTGCAACTTGATGTTACAGATGACCAACAAAACTTGAACAAGATCGCAGAGCAGGCCATCGCTGTATACGGCGCGGTAGATGTGCTCGTCAACAATGCTGGTTCTTCCACCGGGGCGTCTTGGGAAGAAGCAAG CGTTGAAGAAGTGCGACAACAGTTTGAAACAAACGTGTTTGGAGTTTTCAAAGTTACCAAAGCATTTTTGCCATATTTTAGAGAGCGAAAAGATGGCAAAATAGTATTCTTTAGCTCTCTGGTTGCTTGGGTTGGGCACCCATTTGGCGGCGCATACTCCGGCTCCAAGTTTGCCCTCGAAG GTCTTGTTGAGAGTCTTTGGAGAGAGACTTCCCCTCTGGGTATCAAGACGATGCTTGTTGAACCGGGGCTATTCCGAACGTCGCTCGGAAGTAATGCCAAATATCACGAAGCGCAGATTGCGGAATACAAACCTGCCTCGCAAGCTTTGTTGGGTATGCTTGCCGCACTTGGAGGAAAGGAGCCAGGTGACCCGGAAAAGGGAGTGTCACTCATTTTGGACTTTGTTCGTGGCGAGGGTTCGGCGGCTGGTCGCGAGATGCCCTTTAGGTTGCCGTTGGGAACTGATGCATATCAAGGAATCACCGGGAAGTGCGAGGAAACACTGAACTCACTTAAAGAGAACAAGGACCTTATCTGTAGCACAGACTTTTAG
- a CDS encoding short chain dehydrogenase domain-containing protein: MAATYTTPKRPLTWLITGSSSGFGLALARIVQANGHNLIATSRKPSATPHLVAEVESKGGQWIQLDVNDINCDKVIDDLESRGQQVDVLVNNAGYCIYNPVETFTDGENRALMETLYFGPSRLIRAAVKHQRKRRFGIIVNMSSGAALEANPTMGPYGAGKAAMDSMAKALAKEVEAFNIRVLTVLLGTFNTGMGDATILGQNPLPDDYKGSMSETLMNIMSTGKFAPNGDKDKAMKAVYEVVVGEGVGKGHEAERALPLGRDLAGRIQVVQNYLSHAIEVFGDVCNNVHLEA, from the exons ATGGCAGCTACATACACTACACCCAAGAGGCCTCTTACATGGCTCATCACTGGATCTTCGTCTGGCTTTGGATTGGCGCTGGCCCGTATCGTCCAGGCAAACGGCCACAATCTGATTGCAACTTCCCGCAAGCCATCAGCTACACCCCATCTCGTTGCCGAGGTTGAGAGCAAGGGCGGTCAATGGATTCAACTGGATGTCAATGATATTAATTGCGACAAAGTAATTGACGATCTTGAAAGCCGAGGGCAGCAGGTTGATGTCCTCGTTAATAACGCAGGATATTGCATCTACAATCCTGTAGAAACCTTCACCGATGGCGAAAACCGCGCACTGATGGAGACGCTATACTTTGGCCCGAGCCGTCTGATCAGGGCTGCCGTCAAACACCAGCGCAAGCGAAGATTCGGAATAATTGTGAACATGAGCAGTGGTGCAGCCTTGGAGGCTAACCCTACCATGGGCCCCTATGGAGCTGGTAAAGCTGCAATGGACA GCATGGCAAAGGCACTAGCAAAGGAGGTTGAGGCCTTTAACATCCGAGTATTGACTGTCCTTCTTGGAACTTTTAATACAGGCATGGGCGATGCGACCATACTGGGCCAAAACCCTCTTCCCGACGACTACAAAGGATCAATGTCGGAAACGTTAATGAACATTATGTCTACCGGCAAATTTGCTCCCAAtggagacaaagacaaggccATGAAAGCTGTTTACGAAGTCGTTGTGGGAGAGGGAGTTGGTAAAGGCCACGAGGCAGAAAGGGCTCTTCCACTAGGTCGAGACTTGGCAGGCAGGATTCAAGTTGTGCAGAACTACTTATCCCATGCTATAGAGGTCTTCGGGGATGTCTGCAACAACGTGCATTTGGAAGCCTAA
- a CDS encoding NAD dependent epimerase/dehydratase family domain-containing protein: MSTILLTGANSFVGSHIIDALIKLNHKVVGTVRSAAAANDIYSFHPEWKDSLEVVVVEDITNGSAWDELFKKNKFDHVVHVAAPLLDNPENTDYDQHFLNPSVEGNLAILRSAQANAPTLMSVVVTGSINACTTGSPEEVSAGPLTNSTWLPISQEAAREAQNAYISYCSGKKEGELAIWDFVKTNSPKFSVTVFLPALIFGPPIEPVKQGAKGLHYSAKIIYSFFNGLYTTIPPTTFPSYVDVRDLAEAHVKALTEPKVANKRLTIVPELKGRLPADSGEDEQVVPATIIADEATEALNLTFRSLDETMADTAKRILELEKQA, translated from the exons ATGTCTACCATACTTCTTACTGGAGCGAATTCGTTTGTCGGCTCGCACATCATCGATGCTCTAATCAAGCTCAACCATAAGGTGGTTGGAACAGTTCGGTCGGCGGCAGCTGCTAATGACATTTACTCTTTTCACCCAGAATGGAAGGACTCTCTCGAAgtagttgttgttgaggatATCACAAATGGAAGTGCATGGGAtgaattatttaaaaagaaCAAATTTGACCAT GTTGTGCATGTCGCTGCGCCTCTTTTGGACAATCCGGAGAATACCGACTACGATCAGCATTTCCTAAATCCCAGTGTTGAAGG CAACCTAGCGATTCTTCGCTCTGCGCAAGCAAATGCACCAACTCTAATGTCTGTCGTCGTCACTGGCTCTATCAACGCCTGCACTACAGGCTCGCCCGAAGAAGTTTCTGCTGGTCCCCTCACCAACTCCACCTGGCTCCCAATCTCGCAGGAAGCAGCACGCGAGGCTCAGAATGCCTACATCTCTTACTGCTccggaaagaaagaaggagagctTGCCATCTGGGATTTTGTCAAGACAAACTCTCCTAAATTTTCCGTCACCGTCTTTCTACCCGCTCTCATCTTCGGACCTCCGATAGAGCCAGTGAAGCAGGGCGCCAAAGGTCTGCACTACAGCGCCAAAATTATATACAGCTTCTTTAATGGCTTATACACGACAATTCCGCCCACAACTTTCCCGAGCTACGTCGACGTTCGCGACTTGGCTGAGGCACATGTAAAAGCGCTCACGGAACCCAAGGTTGCTAATAAGAGACTCACCATTG TGCCTGAACTAAAGGGCCGTTTGCCTGCCGACAGTGGAGAGGACGAACAAGTGGTTCCTGCTACAATCATCGCGGACGAGGCAACTGAGGCGCTCAATTTGACATTTAGGAGCCTCGATGAGACGATGGCTGACACGGCCAAGAGAATCTTGGAATTGGAGAAGCAAGCTTAG
- a CDS encoding antibiotic biosynthesis monooxygenase domain-containing protein, whose product MSSPHVRSSGFSVHVTITIDPANTSAFLAAFRRIYEIVAAEPECTYFEVFQSLEEPGVFRFVENWSKDVQWFKEVQLTKAYYTPYLEATEPMWIKPRSIKYFERFSGEWLTVKPENN is encoded by the exons ATGTCATCACCACACGTTCGCTCTTCAGGCTTCAGTGTCCATGTTACCATAACAATTGACCCGGCCAATACCAGCGCCTTCCTGGCCGCTTTTCGAAGAATCTACGAAATTGTTGCTGCAGAGCCAGAGTGTACATACTTTGAAGTCTTCCAGTCACTCGAAGAGCCCGGCGTTTTTCGCTTTGTGGAAAATTGGAGCAAAGATGTTCAGTGGTTCAAGGAG GTCCAACTCACCAAGGCGTACTACACTCCGTATTTAGAGGCGACCGAACCAATGTGGATCAAGCCAAGATCAATCAAATACTTTGAAAGATTCTCGGGAGAATGGTTGACAGTGAAACCTGAAAACAACTAG
- a CDS encoding fungal specific transcription factor domain-containing protein, with protein MDLEKNTSKRCRGRTVTACLECRKMKKKCDRQWPCNHCTSRKMAHKCQFSQSTQRYQRTNETRMSATKETPSTASSSSVSGSQDDATQVTNSASAMHMLGYMYEKNDAIFGSITRSAEYTDSSEALPDPILRASRAVPPRPYTDILVKNFFDNVNYHYGILHQPSFMVIYVDWWCHRREAQSLRNTPTIALTCLILRICANSTQFLPPQTSSQLETDLGDSVQNLSKSYHDAAQIISGFLSPGSGGLVNAQQLFLSATWHKGEADFVRSWHELGAAVRQAQEIGIHMDVRSDKMSEFDLEIRRRLWCALYTWDRFMTASFNRPPMIQSDSPVSLPNPALDQSNTPDVPSHIVSKILESQLARQLSEGDGVDKTNLQSKVAFVESWMSSLPAVFSIVNPDRRWDTDFPHIPFQRLQLHCVGYMTQAILLRSILISSEIFSMERTETEIPSETMALLHQIVDISLKAMSVSRDTFDLCFPQQAKYYMVAFCPFDNAALLCSLLIHDVGGTMVPRRTEVVHAVGQALHIAHRLRGFTKMGDATWSILSTLKDRINLYPLERELIEEMESTGTHIAKDGVELGVDSLHSSKLSEHFPSISDEDLQFMENTLAADGTEFLEMDLGILDGVWNWDRVGF; from the exons ATGGACCTGGAAAAGAATACAAGCAAGCGCTGCCGAGGGCGCACCGTCACGGCATGTCTCGAATGccggaagatgaagaagaaatgcgaCCGCCAGTGGCCTTGTAACCACTGCACTAGCCGCAAAATGGCACACAAATGCCAGTTCTCACAGTCAACTCAAAGGTATCAGAG AACAAATGAAACGCGTATGAGCGCTACAAAGGAGACGCCTTCAACtgcgtcttcgtcatctgTCTCTGGGTCTCAAGATGATGCCACTCAAGTCACCAATTCGGCATCTGCGATGCACATGCTGGGCTACATGTATGAGAAGAACGACGCAATCTTTGGCAGTATAACT CGCAGTGCTGAATACACAGACTCGTCTGAGGCTCTGCCAGATCCAATTCTCAGAGCCTCCCGCGCCGTGCCTCCACGGCCCTATACAGACATTCTGGTGAAGAACTTTTTCGACAATGTCAATTATCACTACGGGATTTTACACCAGCCGTCTTTCATGGTCATCTATGTCGACTGGTGGTGTCACCGTCGCGAAGCCCAAAGCTTGCGCAATACCCCAACCATTGCGTTGACTTGTCTGATACTCCGCATTTGTGCCAACTCTACACAGTTTCTCCCGCCCCAAACTTCATCTCAGCTAGAGACCGACCTGGGTGACTCCGTTCAAAACTTGAGCAAGTCTTATCACGATGCCGCGCAGATCATTAGCGGCTTTCTATCTCCAGGTTCAGGCGGTCTCGTTAATGCACAGCAGCTCTTTCTTTCTGCCACGTGGCACAAAGGGGAGGCAGACTTTGTCAGATCTTGGCACGAGCTAGGTGCCGCAGTGAGACAGGCTCAAGAAATCG GGATCCACATGGATGTGCGTTCAGATAAGATGAGTGAATTTGACCTAGAGATTCGACGAAGACTATGGTGTGCCCTGTACACATGGGATAG ATTCATGACAGCAAGTTTTAACCGCCCTCCTATGATACAATCAGACTCCCCGGTATCGCTGCCGAATCCAGCCTTGGATCAATCCAACACTCCTGATGTCCCATCTCATATTGTTTCCAAGATACTAGAGAGCCAGCTTGCAAGGCAGCTGAGTGAAGGTGATGGTGTGGACAAGACAAACCTACAGAGCAAGGTTGCTTTTGTTGAATCCTGGATGTCTTCTCTGCCAGCGGTATTTAGCATCGTCAATCCAGACAGGCGATGGGATACAGACTTTCCACATATACCCTTTCAACGCCTACAGCTGCACTGCGTAGGCTACATGACCCAGGCTATACTTTTGAGGTCCATCCTTATTTCATCCGAGATATTCTCAATGGAGCGCACCGAAACAGAAATTCCTTCGGAAACCATGGCTCTATTGCATCAGATTGTTGATATAAGCTTAAAAGCCATGTCCGTGAGCAGAGACACTTTTGATCTTTGCTTTCCACAACAAGCAAAATATTACATGGTCGCATTCTGTCCCTTTGACAATGCAGCACTCTTGTGCTCTTTGTTAATACACGATGTTGGCGGTACAATGGTCCCCAGGAGGACAGAAGTTGTCCATGCGGTTGGCCAGGCATTACACATTGCTCACCGTTTGCGCGGCTTCACCAAGATGGGTGACGCAACGTGGAGCATCCTCTCTACACTGAAAGACCGCATTAATTTATACCCTTTGGAACGAGAATTGAtcgaagagatggagagtaCTGGCACCCACATCGCGAAAGATGGCGTTGAACTGGGTGTTGATTCGCTTCACTCTTCCAAATTGAGTGAACATTTTCCATCTATTTCGGACGAAGATTTGCAGTTTATGGAAAACACTTTGGCGGCAGATGGAACCGAATTCTTAGAAATGGACTTGGGTATTCTGGATGGCGTTTGGAATTGGGACAGAGTGGGATTCTAA
- a CDS encoding short chain dehydrogenase domain-containing protein has translation MAPLVWFITGANAGFGLTLANLALSKGDTVVATARSLSKFPESLTKNPNADLVETEVTAPAANITALVNAAAAKHGRIDVLVNNAGFGHIGAVEEVSDEEAHYQFDVNFFGVLNFTRAVIPHMRKQKSGVIVQLSSGVGILGPQGAPLYSASKFAVEGLSESMAIELKPFGIRVHIVEPGVFRTDFLKSISQGQNVSRHLEGYADLGGMLTGMHGKQPGNAELGIQRLYEIATGTGMAAGLEDQLRFPLGSDCYSMLEAKIRMLNETAEKGKAIAQSTDY, from the coding sequence ATGGCTCCTCTTGTATGGTTCATCACTGGAGCAAACGCCGGTTTCGGTCTTACCCTAGCCAATCTAGCTCTTTCCAAGGGCGATACAGTTGTGGCAACTGCCCGAAGTCTCTCAAAGTTTCCTGAGTCTCTTACAAAGAACCCCAATGCCGACTTGGTAGAAACAGAAGTCACCGCGCCAGCTGCCAACATTACCGCGCTAGTcaatgccgccgctgccaaaCACGGAAGAATCGATGTACTTGTAAACAATGCAGGTTTTGGGCATATCGGCGCAGTTGAGGAAGTTTccgatgaagaagctcattACCAATTTGATGTCAACTTCTTTGGCGTGCTCAACTTCACAAGAGCGGTTATCCCACACatgagaaaacaaaaatccGGCGTCATTGTACAACTTTCTAGTGGCGTGGGCATTCTCGGCCCTCAAGGAGCCCCGCTTTATTCAGCTTCCAAATTCGCGGTTGAAGGTCTGAGCGAGTCCATGGCCATAGAGTTGAAACCGTTTGGCATTCGGGTTCACATTGTTGAGCCTGGCGTTTTCCGAACCGACTTCTTGAAGTCCATCTCCCAAGGCCAGAATGTGAGCCGCCATCTGGAAGGATATGCGGACTTGGGCGGGATGCTCACTGGAATGCACGGAAAGCAGCCAGGTAATGCGGAGCTTGGCATCCAACGTCTGTATGAGATCGCGACTGGGACAGGAATGGCCGCTGGCCTAGAGGATCAACTTCGATTTCCTCTAGGATCAGACTGTTACTCCATGTTGGAGGCGAAAATTAGGATGCTCAATGAAACGGCAGAGAAGGGCAAAGCCATTGCGCAGAGCACGGATTATTAA
- a CDS encoding NAD dependent epimerase/dehydratase family domain-containing protein codes for MAIQRVLITGANGFLGESLCRKFCLEGWETYGLVRSAEKAAGLLENEIIPLVGAPGDVGFLEESKDVEFDVIISTTEDMVHYETHFADIIALVISASAAANRAGKKPLLLFTTGAKDTGPSGLVSSKDFVVTDESTVPRDPLPMHVTRYNTIQQVFNHADNFHAILARPTLIYGRSASWYGTILHQAATADQIVLYGSEHVVYHGVHVDDVADAYFLLATKVGSRGHGELYNIANDDYETLGAIAEAVSKQYGGKHEIIFKPVESGKLYQELTGFSHAVSAEKLKRAAGWKQKKPGFIEGLKVYSASYNELVKKGDARALRIIEYQKLADVKTEDLPL; via the coding sequence atGGCTATACAAAGAGTCCTGATCACCGGAGCAAACGGCTTCCTGGGAGAGAGCCTGTGTCGAAAGTTTTGTCTCGAGGGGTGGGAGACATATGGCTTGGTACGTTCTGCTGAAAAGGCGGCTGGCCTGTTGGAAAATGAGATTATTCCGCTCGTGGGCGCGCCTGGAGACGTGGGCTTTCTTGAGGAAAGTAAAGATGTCGAGTTTGATGTCATCATCTCTACTACAGAAGACATGGTCCATTACGAGACTCACTTTGCCGACATCATTGCCCTTGTTATTTCCGCATCTGCGGCGGCAAATCGTGCAGGAAAGAAAcctctcctcttgttcaCCACTGGCGCTAAAGACACCGGGCCTTCTGGCCTTGTCTCATCCAAGGATTTCGTGGTAACAGACGAGTCAACTGTTCCCCGTGATCCTCTACCAATGCATGTTACACGATATAATACTATACAGCAAGTATTCAATCATGCCGACAACTTTCACGCCATTTTGGCTCGACCGACACTTATTTACGGTCGGAGTGCCTCTTGGTATGGAACaattcttcaccaagctgcTACCGCGGATCAAATCGTTCTATATGGCTCTGAGCATGTTGTCTACCACGGCGtccatgttgatgatgtggCCGATGCATACTTTTTGCTAGCGACCAAGGTTGGATCGCGAGGTCATGGCGAGCTGTACAATATAGCAAACGACGACTACGAAACTCTTGGCGCCATTGCAGAGGCGGTCAGCAAACAATACGGAGGCAAACATGAGATCATTTTTAAGCCTGTGGAGAGTGGAAAGCTTTATCAAGAATTGACTGGCTTCTCTCACGCCGTGAGTGCCGAAAAGCTAAAAAGGGCTGCTGGTTGGAAACAGAAGAAGCCCGGTTTTATTGAGGGTCTGAAGGTGTACAGCGCAAGCTACAATGAGCTTGTCAAAAAGGGGGACGCAAGAGCCTTGCGGATAATTGAGTATCAAAAGTTGGCGGATGTCAAAACTGAGGATCTGCCGTTGTGA